From the genome of Eublepharis macularius isolate TG4126 chromosome 12, MPM_Emac_v1.0, whole genome shotgun sequence, one region includes:
- the LOC129339282 gene encoding olfactory receptor 6F1-like — protein MGEYKAGRQNETNMVEFILLGFPGSVYLQVSMFTLFLIMYILTVFGNASIVILLITNRRLHTPMYFFLCNLSFLEVWYTTASIPKILAIFLGKSRSISFTACVLQLYFVYSLGTTEQFLLSVMAYDRYLAICHPLHYNTLMDISLCGKMAFGSWLCAFFIVSIPAFLISKLSFCGSNVINNFYCSIDSWIALSCTDTYLIETTCFVIAIFVSIGSCLITFLSYLSIISTILHIPSTKGRQKAFSTCSSHLAILILWYGSAIFLFVKPSKQSSLEMTKVVNVLNTIVTPLLNPFIYTLRNKEVKDADKQLYCKGSRFTLTTCVTQQPPSKQTGPCQLSSASDLLERNSFSSWDHVM, from the exons ATGGGGGAGTACAAGGCAGGaagacaaaatgaaacaaacatggTGGAATTCATCCTCCTTGGCTTCCCCGGGTCTGTGTATTTACAGGTGTCCATGTTCACCCTCTTTCTTATTATGTACATCCTGACAGTTTTTGGAAATGCATCCATTGTCATACTGCTGATAACTAACCGACGCCTCCATacccccatgtatttcttcctttgcAATCTTTCTTTCCTGGAAGTGTGGTATACAACAGCTTCTATTCCTAAGATCCTTGCCATCTTTCTGGGAAAGAGCAGAAGCATCTCTTTCACTGCCTGTGTTCTGCAGCTGTATTTTGTTTATTCTTTGGGGACTACTGAACAGTTCCTGCTATCTGTCATGGCTTATGACCGATATTTGGCCATATGCCACCCCTTGCACTACAATACACTGATGGACATCAGTCTCTGTGGCAAGATGGCATTTGGTTCTTGGCTATGTGCATTcttcattgtttccatacctGCCTTTCTGATTTCAAAGTTGTCCTTCTGTGGTTCCAATGTGATCAACAACTTTTACTGCAGCATTGATTCTTGGATAGCTCTGTCTTGTACAGACACCTATCTCATTGAGACAACCTGTTTTGTGATAGCCATCTTTGTTAGTATTGGGTcatgtctgataactttcctttCCTACTTATCCATTATCTCAACTATCTTGCACATCCCTTCCACCAAAGGACGACaaaaggccttttccacatgCTCCTCCCATCTTGCCATTTTGATTCTTTGGTATGGTTCCGCCATCTTTCTATTTGTTAAGCCTTCTAAACAATCCTCTTTAGAAATGACCAAAGTAGTGAATGTTCTGAACACCATTGTGACTCCGTTGCTGAACCCTTTCATCTACACactaagaaataaagaggttaAGGAT GCAGACAAACAGCTTTATTGCAAAGGCTCGAGATTCACATTGACAACCTGTGTTACTCAACAGCCCCCTTCAAAGCAGACTGGGCCATGCCAGTTAAGCTCTGCCAGTGACCTCCTAGAGCGTAACTCATTTAGCAGTTGGGACCATGTAATGTAG